A window from Primulina huaijiensis isolate GDHJ02 chromosome 11, ASM1229523v2, whole genome shotgun sequence encodes these proteins:
- the LOC140989029 gene encoding protein UNUSUAL FLORAL ORGANS, with amino-acid sequence MDSRIWSRLPQSLIDRIISCLPPPAFFRARIVCKRWYALIFANTFLDLYLQVSPPRHWFLFFKQHPLKNYIYRNINNHPTSTTSSVHRYEGYLFDPLDLKWYHLSFPFIPYGFFPASSSGGIVCWVSEEAGSKTILLCNPLTLGTANSLIQLPSTLRPRLCPSIGLTISDSSIDLVFAGDDMISPYAVKNLSSESFHIDGGGFYSIWGTTASLPRLCSLESRRMVHVEGRFYCMNYSPFSVLSYEIGMNQWCEIQAPMRRFLRSPSLVERGGKLLLVAAVEKSKLNVPKSLRMWGLQESGGSMWVEIERMPQQLYIEFAEIEGGRGFDCIAHGEFVVIMIKGTSSDHKALLYEFGRKRWLWMPACPYIHDHDVDELLGFAYEPKVAVPIAALLHQLTLPFQS; translated from the coding sequence ATGGACAGCAGAATATGGAGTAGACTTCCTCAAAGCTTGATCGATCGTATTATATCCTGTCTCCCCCCACCCGCCTTTTTTCGAGCTCGAATCGTGTGTAAAAGGTGGTATGCTCTCATTTTCGCCAACACCTTCCTAGACTTATATCTTCAAGTGTCGCCTCCCCGTCACTGGTTCTTGTTCTTCAAGCAACACCCTCTTAAAAATTACATCTACAGGAATATTAACAACCACCCCACCAGTACTACCTCCAGTGTTCACAGATATGAAGGCTACCTTTTCGATCCCCTCGACTTGAAATGGTACCACCTCTCTTTCCCTTTCATCCCATATGGATTTTTTCCCGCCTCTTCTTCGGGTGGCATAGTTTGTTGGGTATCTGAAGAAGCTGGTTCAAAGACTATTCTCCTCTGCAACCCACTGACCCTTGGTACAGCTAACTCCCTAATTCAGTTGCCCTCAACGCTGAGGCCCAGGCTCTGTCCTTCGATTGGTTTGACCATCTCCGACTCTTCCATAGACTTGGTTTTCGCTGGAGACGACATGATATCTCCTTACGCGGTCAAGAATCTGAGTTCAGAAAGCTTCCACATCGATGGAGGTGGATTCTACTCCATATGGGGAACAACCGCTAGTCTCCCGAGACTATGTAGCCTTGAATCAAGACGGATGGTTCACGTGGAAGGTCGATTCTACTGCATGAACTACAGCCCTTTCAGTGTGTTGAGTTACGAGATTGGGATGAATCAGTGGTGCGAAATTCAGGCACCTATGCGCAGGTTTCTGCGTTCTCCGAGCTTGGTTGAGAGAGGAGGAAAGCTGTTGTTAGTTGCAGCAGTTGAGAAAAGCAAGCTAAATGTTCCAAAGAGCCTGCGCATGTGGGGATTGCAAGAAAGCGGGGGAAGTATGTGGGTGGAGATAGAGAGGATGCCACAGCAACTGTATATTGAATTTGCGGAGATTGAAGGAGGGCGTGGGTTCGACTGCATTGCACACGGTGAGTTTGTAGTGATAATGATTAAAGGTACTTCATCAGATCATAAAGCGTTGTTGTATGAGTTTGGTCGAAAGCGATGGCTGTGGATGCCGGCATGTCCTTATATTCATGATCATGACGTCGACGAGTTGCTTGGTTTTGCATATGAACCCAAAGTTGCCGTACCAATCGCAGCTCTTCTTCACCAACTCACTCTTCCCTTTCAATCTTAA
- the LOC140988543 gene encoding uncharacterized protein: MSKRSITDYFIQKNNEQLSKTSNDHLPSSSRSTLKTKKLKPDNEVALDPLEGNNSYYERDPEKRIRIWEYPCDKQDDVRREYVGIGPYQPIYEYPLVDFKHQKRSFQSSWFVKFPWLEFSQIKESVFCFPCYLFDVPSSYQKKFTVEGFKNWKRVNCKTCPLKRHEGDCNSLYSNAMQKLEGLKNVSQHIDRNMNNQSENVVKQNRLLIRTSIRAVRWLALQGCAFRGHDESVDSHNRGNFLELVTFQGELCKEIGDIILDKASKNAKYTSPSIQQEILKIIADLVRSKIRDEVGMLNSIFLLMKQLMNLIDHKWLLFCNTILTKHKLLIENMRGQGYNGASNMRGEWNRLQALFLKDCPFAYYIHCFAHRLQLTLVVAAKERHSQSKSIRKDEIVDLIEFGELGTGTGVNQSSTLQRPTSNRWSSHYVSGKSAFSIRAEAKGLLKDMMTFDFVFILLLMHRVLETSDMLCQALQRKNQDILNASSLVTTTKMLFQKMRDDEWEDFLWSVNNFCDSHDIVVSDLTSRYVESTKRSCQQKNHFTVEEYYHFHVFNVVIDKQLMELNTRFTEQSIELLTLCEALNPSDGFKSFSESAIYSLIDKFYTNDFSKDDMKHLKTQLDHYKLDVFEDLRFKDVDXRFKDVDSLPKLCRLLVEKKKSKIYFIIDRLIRLVLTLPVSTATTERAFSGMKLLKTPLRNKMEKEYLNNAMVLYIEREIAHDIDIDYIIDRLDLLKNRRLRLK; the protein is encoded by the exons ATGTCAAAAAGAAGCATTACCGATTATTTCATCCAAAAAAACAATGAGCAGTTATCAAAAACTTCAAATGATCATCTTCCGTCAAGTTCAAGATCTACATTGAAAACCAAAAAACTCAAACCTGACAATGAAGTTGCTCTCGATCCATTAGAAGGAAATAATTCATATTATGAGCGTGATCCTGAGAAACGAATTAGAATATGGGAATATCCATGTGATAAACAAGATGATGTTCGAAGAGAATATGTTGGTATTGGACCATATCAACCTATATATGAATATCCACTTGTTGATTTTAAGCATCAAAAACGTAGTTTTCAGTCTTCTTGGTTCGTAAAGTTTCCATGGCTCGAGTTTTCTCAAATAAAAGAAAGTGTATTTTGTTTCCCGTGTTATCTTTTTGATGTTCCTTCATCATATCAGAAGAAATTTACGGTTGAAGGATTTAAGAATTGGAAAAGAGTGAATTGCAAAACATGTCCACTGAAAAGACATGAAGGAGATTGCAATTCATTATATAGTAATGCTATGCAAAAATTGGAGGGCTTGAAAAATGTATCTCAACATATCGATAGAAATATGAATAATCAATCTGAGAATGTTGTAAAGCAAAACAGATTGCTTATAAGGACATCGATTAGAGCTGTAAGATGGCTAGCATTACAAGGTTGTGCATTTAGAGGACATGATGAGTCTGTAGATTCTCATAATCGTGGAAATTTTCTTGAACTCGTAACATTTCAAGGAGAATTGTGCAAAGAAATTGGTGATATTATCTTAGATAAAGCATCTAAAAATGCCAAGTATACATCACCATCAATTCAACAGGAGATTCTAAAAATTATCGCCGATCTTGTGCGAAGCAAAATCCGTGATGAAGTAGGGATGCTAAATTCTATATTCTTGTTGATGAAACAATTGATGAATCTCATAGATCACAAATGGCTATTGTTTTGCAATAC TATCTTGACAAAACACAAGCTTTTGATTGAAAATATGCGAGGTCAAGGATACAATGGTGCTAGCAACATGCGGGGAGAATGGAATAGATTACAAGcattatttctcaaagattgtcCGTTTGCATATTATATTCATTGTTTTGCTCATCGACTTCAACTTACATTAGTTGTAGCAGCTAAAGAG AGACACTCTCAATCGAAATCAATTCGAAAAGATGAAATCGTTGATTTGATAGAATTTGGAGAACTTGGAACTGGTACTGGAGTTAATCAATCTAGTACTTTGCAACGACCTACATCAAATCGATGGAGTTCACATTACGTTTCT GGAAAGTCTGCCTTTAGTATACGTGCGGAGGCTAAAGGTTTGCTTAAAGATATGATGAcatttgattttgtatttatcttGTTGTTGATGCATAGAGTTTTGGAAACATCTGATATGTTATGTCAGGCTTTGCAGAGAAAAAATCAAGACATTCTGAATGCATCGAGTTTAGTCACGACTACAAAAATGCTTTTCCAGAAAATGCGAGATGATGAATGGGAAGATTTTCTATGGAGTGTGAATAATTTTTGTGATAGTCATGACATTGTAGTGTCTGATTTGACATCTCGTTATGTTGAAAGTACTAAACGTTCTTGtcaacagaaaaatcattttacaGTGGAAGAGTACTATCATTTTCATGTATTCAATGTTGTGATTGACAAACAGCTGATGGAGTTGAATACACGATTTACTGAGCAATCAATAGAGCTTCTCACTCTCTGTGAAGCCTTGAATCCCAGTGATGGCTTCAAATCATTCTCTGAAAGTgctatttattctttaattgataaattttataCCAATGATTTTTCCAAAGATGACATGAAACATTTGAAGACTCAATTGGATCATTACAAGcttgatgtatttgaggatctGAGGTTTAAAGATGTTGATTTNAGGTTTAAAGATGTTGATTCTCTTCCTAAATTATGCCGACTACTAGTTGAAAAAAAGAAGTcgaagatttatttcattattgaTAGACTGATTCGTTTGGTCTTGACTCTTCCAGTTTCCACTGCTACAACTGAGCGAGCATTTTCAGGGATGAAACTTCTCAAAACACCACTTCGCAACAAAATGGAGAAGGAATATTTAAACAATGCAATGGTTTTGTATATTGAGAGAGAGATTGCTCATGACATTGATATAGATTACATAATTGATAGATtggatcttttgaaaaatcgaaGGTTACGACTAAAGTAG